The sequence ACACGACCACCTCGGAGGCGCCGGCTTCCACGCAGCGGGCCACGCCGGCGAGGACGTCAGGCTGGGCGATCTCCATGTGCGCCGCCTCGACGATCACGCCCGGGCGCGCGTCGCGGACCGCCTCGGCGACCCGCTCGAGCGCGCGGTTCGCCTCTTCTCGTCGGCTGCCGTGATCGACCAGCAGGATCGCCTTCACCCGAGCGTCCTCGCTTCGCGGTCGGGCCCTGCCGCCGGGCCGAGTTCGGCCCGTCGGGCGACAACCCGTCGTCTGGTGCCTACCAATAGGGCGCCGAGATCCGCAGATCGCCCGCGACGCGCAGACGACAGGCGAGCCGTAGGTTCGGGTCGATGCGGTTGCGTTCCCGCGTGCGCTCTTCGGCCGCATCGGCCTGCGGCAGCGATTCACCGCCCGCCAGGATCTCGACACCGCAGCGACCGCAGAGGCCTTCCTGTCCGCAGGCACGGGCGAGGGGCAGGCCCGCTTCGCGCACCGCTTCGGAGAGCCGTGTGCCCGACGGCACCCGGATCGCGCGGCCCAGCTTCGGGAAGGAAACCTCGAAATCCATCGCCGCAGCGTAGGGCGAGGGTGGGGGGCGTGCAAAACGCGCGCGGCCTTCGCTGCCACCGGGCCCGTCGGAACCCGTATACTCCGGCCCATGCCCACCGCCGGAATCCTCGTCATCGGCAACGAGATCCTCTCCGGGAAGGTCGTCGATACCAACTCACCGTATCTGTGCCGCGAGTTGCGGGCGCTGGGCGTCGACGTCGAACGCATCATCACGATCCCCGACGAGATCGACGTGATCGCGAAGTACGTGAAGGAGCTCTCCGACGCGTACGACTTCGTGTTCACCTCGGGCGGCATCGGCCCGACCCACGACGATCTCACCATCGAGGGAGTGGCCGCGGCCTTCGGTCGCAAGGTGGAGCACAGCGATTCGATCGCGGCACGCATCGAACGCGCGATGGGCGAGAAGCCGAACGCCAGTCAGCTCAAGATGGCGCAGATCCCGGCCGGCGCGAACCTGCTCGACTCGGGCGACTTGTGGTTCCCGCTGGTGGTCGTCGACAACGTCTACATCTTCCCGGGGATTCCCGAGCTTCTCCGCAAGAAGTTCGAGTCGGCGCGCAGTCGTTTCCGCGGTGTCCCCTTCGTGTTGAAGCGCGTGTACGTGCGCCAGATGGAGAGCGAGATCGCCGAGGATCTCCACGATCTGTTGAAGGAGTTTCCCGAACTCCATCTCGGCTCCTATCCGCGCATCCAGGAAGAGAGCTTCCGCGTCATGCTCACCCTCGAGTCCCGCGACGCCGGCTACGTGCAGCGCGCGCTCGACTCGCTGCTCGGACGGTTGCCCGAGAGCGCCATCCATCGGGTGGAGTGACGGACCCGGCTGCCAGCGAGATCGCGGCGCGTTGGGGCGCCTACCTCCATCCGGCCTGGATGGTGATCGCGCTGGGCGGATGCGTCGCTGCACTGCGCATCGGCCTCGGCTTGCGGCGGGCGTATCAGAAGCGCACGGCCCCGCCTCAGGGAGCGCGCGCGTTGCATCTGCGGATCGCGAAGCCCGCGGTGGTGGCGGTGCTGATCGGTGCGATCGGCGGTCCGCTGTCGGTATGGCTCTTCCGTGACTGGACGCCGATGAGCACCTTCCACGCCGTGCTCGGCGGTACGACCGCGGTGCTCTTCGGCGGCGCGGCGCTCCAGGGGCGCCGGCTCGAGCAGGGCGATCGCAGCGCACGAAACGCCCACGCCTGGCTCGGGGGGGGTGCCGTCGTACTGGGGCTCGCCGCGGCGATCGCCGGCTTCGTGCTCTTGCCCTAGCGGTCGGCGAGCTGGGCCCGCAGCAGGGGCGTCGCGGCCGCCGCGATCGCTTCTCCGGCCAGCGCATGCCCCTCGGCGTTCGGGTGCCAGGGATCGAACCACCCCTCGACCTCCTGGCGGACCGCTTCCTTCCCGTGCGCCGCGTAGATCGGCAGCAGGTCGACGACCGCGAGTCCGGCAGCCTCGGCTTGTGCGGCGAGCGACGCGTGAAGCTCCGCGAAGGACGAGTCCACGAGCTCGCGGTCGGCTTCGAGCACCGGGTGAATCACGAAAAGGGTGGGGGTGGCGTGCTGGGCAGCGAGTTCGCCGATTCGCGCGATCGACGCGGCGACCTCGTCGGCGTACGCGCAATGGATCAGCCGATGGAACTCGTCGTCGCAGCCGCGCGCCGCCCACCGCTCGCGCAACTTGAAGTGGAGTCGCTCGAGGGCGTGCCAGACGTGGACCCGGGGCCGCACGTAGAAGCGACCCAGGCGTCCGTTGGCGTTGTGGTGCACCGGGTCCGCCGGATCGTTGAGGACGTAGCTCCATACGACCAGATCGGGCGCGTAGCGGTACGCCTCGGTCTCCAACAGGAACAGCTCTTGCGAGGTCGAGTAGCCCGTGCGCGCCAGGTTGACGGCTTCCGCCGCGACGCCCGCGCGCGCCAGGGCATCGACGGTGGCCTGGTCGAAGCGCTCGGCCACCTCGACGCCCGAGCCGACGGCCACCGAGTCGCCGAGCACGACCAGGCGTTGCCGGCCTTCGGGCTTCTCCAGCGTTCGCTCGCGGTCCCGATAACCGGCGGCGTTGTGGCCGCAGCGGTTCGGCGCGTAGCGATAGATGAGGTCCGTGTCGGCCTCGGTGCAGAGCTCGCGCGTCGGGTCGCGCGCGAGGATGCGGTCCAGGCGCCGCGCATACTGCACCCGCAGCACCACTTCGGCGATGCTCGTCACCACCAGCAGAGAGATGAGGGCCAGCAGCGGGCCGCCGATCCAGGCGAGGTTGCGGCGGTCGGGCTGCGCCATGCGGGTCAGCCTACCCCCGCGCGGCGCGCCCTGCCCGCAGTGCACGCGGCTCTGCGCCCCCGGACTCCCCGATTTTCCGAGTCCCTGATTTCCGGACCCTTTCACTCCCTGCGGCGCACGGCGCGGCACAAGCTTCTGGGCGTCGGGTCTCCGCGCGCATAGACTGTGCGCAACCCGAGGTTCCCATGAAGACACTCGTCGACGTCGAGAAGGGCGAGATCCACAACATGGATCCCGAGTTCGCGCGTTGCCCCCATGCGGCCTACGCCCAGGTGCGCGAGCAGTGCCCCGTCGGTCGGTCGTCGTTCAACGGCGCGGTGATTCTGGCGCGTTACGAAGACGTGGCCTGGGCGCTACGCCAACCGGAGCTCTTCTCGTCGAAGATGGACTTCAAGGTGCTGCTCGGAAACGAGCGCCCCATGATTCCGCAGCAGGTCGATCCACCCGAGCAGACCCGCTACCGCCGGCTGCTCGACCCTCACTTCTCCCGCAAGAAGATGGAGAAGCTCGCCCCGCAGATCCGTGATCACGCCAATCAATTGATCGACGGCTTCATCGACGACGGTGGCTGCGAGTTCGACGCAGCCTTCGCCATCCCGCTGCCGTGCACCGCGTTCCTCGCGCTCTTTGGTCTGCCCGCGTCCGAGCTCCAGAGCTTCCTCGAGATGAAGGACGGCATCATCCGGCCCCAGAATCTCGTGCCCGAGGGCGGCGATACCTCCTTCGAGGCCATGACCGAAGCGCGTCGCGCGACGGGCCGCCGCATCTACGCCTACTTCCAGGACGAGATCGAGACGCGTCGCAGGCGTCCCGGAGACGGGCTCCTCGAGCAGCTGCTGGTCGCCGAGATCGAGGGCGAGAAGCTCGACGAGAACGAGATCCTCGACATCTGCTTCCTGCTGCTCCTGGCCGGGCTCGACACGGTCACCGCGACCCTCGGCTGCAACATCGCGTACCTGGCGGCAAACCCGGAAGAGCGCCGCCTCCTGGCCCAGGACACGCCGGTCGTGCCCGGCGCGGTCGAAGAGCTGCTGCGGTGGGAGACGCCGGTGACGAGCGTCCCCCGCATCGCCACCCAGGACGTCGCCGTCGGCGACGTCACGATCCGCGAGGGCGAGCTCGTGAGCCTGATGCTCGGCGCCGCGAACACCGACGGCGCGCACTTCAGCGAGGCGGACACCGTCGATTTCGGCCGCGAGCGGAACCTGCATCTGGCCTTTGGCGGCGGTCCCCACCGCTGCCTCGGATCCCACCTGGCGCGCATGGAGCTGCGCGTCGCGATGGAGGAATGGCATCGCCGCCTGCCCGACTACGAAGTCGCTCCCGGCAAAACGCCGCGCTACTCGCCGGGCATTCGCGAGGTGATGTACCTGCCACTCGTCTGGAACCGCTGAGCGCGGCGTGCAGGCCATGATGCGCGAAGCACGCTGACGATGGCCCCGCGCGTGCGCTTCGATGCGGCCAGATGCGTCGGGCACGGTCGCTGCTACGTGCTGGCGCCCGAGGTCTTCGGCGAAGACGAGGCGGGCCACTGCGTGGTGCTCGAGCCGGCGCCTTCCGGCGCGCTCGTCGACGCGGCGCGACTCGGTGCTTCGAACTGTCCCGAGGACGCCCTCGCCGTCGAAGACGGCGAGGGGTCGGATCCTGCCTAGGCGGCGCGGTAGACCACGCCCTCGGCGGCGAGCTCGAGCTCTTCGAGCGCGCGATCGAACTGGGCGGCGAACTCCCAGGCGTCGGGCACGAGGTCGGGATCGACGAGGATGCCGACATCGATGTGGTCGGTGTAGCTGACCACGGTGACGTTCAGGCCCTGGCCCACGGCCAGGATCGACATCGGCATCATCGACTCGACCCGCGCGCCGTCCAGGTAGAGCGGCGTGGGCGTGGCGCGCACGTTCGATACGACGAAGTTCCCCGGCAGCGGTGCGGAGTCTGCCGCCGAGTAGGCCGCGCGCACCACCAGCTGGGTGAAGGCGGGCGCCATGGACTCGCCGAGTGCCGCGGTCCAGTCGAAGTGGGTACCGTCGGCGACCTCTTCCTTCGCGGCGCGAGCGTTCTCGTGCACGTGGCAGAGTCGCGCGGCCGGATCGGAGACGTCGGTGGCGAGGGGCACGGCCATGCTCGTGATCTGGTTGCCCATGCTGTCGCCCTCGCGGGTCGAGACCGGGCACATCGCCACCAGCGAGGCCTCGGGCTGCTCACCGCGCTCGCGTAGCCAGCGGCTCATCGCCGAGCCGACCAGGGTGAGCACCACGTCGTTCACCGTGACGTCGAAGTGCTTCTTCAGGTCGCGGACGCGCTCGAAGTCGATGCGGGCGGTGGCGAAGCCGCGGCGTCGGCTGATCGGCTCGTTGAAGAAGAGCTTCGGTACTTCGGTCTGCTGGGCGGGGCTGCGTCGCGCGAGCGAACGCACGCCGCGTCCCAGGTGGTCGAAGAATCGACCGGGGCGGCTCGCCGCGTTGCGCAGCGAGCGCGACGCGATCTCCAGCGCGCTCGGCGTGGCCGGTGCGGTTTCGACGTAGGCGTCGGGGACGAAGGGCGTCTCCGACGGCTCGGGGGAGAGGTCGGCCAGCACGGCCATCAGCCCGGCACCGCCGGAGCCGTCCACCAGTGCGTGGTGGGTCTTCATGTACATGCCGATGCGCCCGTCGGCGAGGCCCTCGATGATCCAGATCTCCCAGAGCGGTCGCGTCGGGTCGAGGGGCTGGGCGTGGAGCCGCGCGGTGAGCGCGGCGAGCTGGCGATCGTTCCCCGGCGCGGGGACGGCTGTGCGCACGACGTGGTCGCGCGGGTCGTAGTCCCCGGCCTCGACCCAGTACGGGCGGTCGTGGTCGAAGAGGGTGCGGCGCAGCTTCCAACCGAAGCGCGGCACCAGCGAAAGGCGGCGTGCGACGTGCTCGCGCAGGCGCTCGAAGCCGAACCCGGGGCTGGTGGTCGGGTCGAGCACCATCACGGCGCCCACGTGGCCCGCGGAATTCGAGGTCTCCATCGACAGGAAGATGGCGTCGCCATCGCTGAGCTGATTCACGGTACGTGCCGGCATCGGTCGCGTCCTCTCGGGTGGTGGGTTGTCTTGAAGATAATACAAATTATCTTCAACGCAAGGCTCATTTCTGTCGATTGAAACAAAACTTATCCCTATATAGTACAAGCACTTGGAGGTTCCATCTGCGGATTCGAGAAGGGCGGACTGCCGGCCCCGGGTTCGCTGCGCCGCCTCGCGGCGGCTAGAATCCGCTCATACTGAGAACTCCAGTTACCCCGAGGCGAATCCCTCTTGCCCCGATCCACGAAGAAATCGAACCTCGTCGAAGCCCGCGCCCGCATGTACCGGGAGCTCGTCTTCGACTGCGCCGAGCGTGTCTTCGCCGAAGACGGCTTCGCCGCCAGCTCGATGCAGGACCTCGCCGCCGAGGCCGGGATCTCGCTGAAGACGCTCTACGCCGCCTTCCCCGGAAAGGACGACATCTACCGCGCGATCCTCGCCGAGCGCGGGGCCGGCCTCCTCGCCGAGGTCCGGGCGGCGGCGCAGCAGGAGGGCAACGCCCTCGAGCGTCTTCACGCCGGGATCCGCGGGATCGTGGGCTACCTGATCGAGCACGAGTCCTTCTTCCGGATCCTGCTCCAGGAAGGTCACGCCTGGGGTCTCGACCCCCAGAGCAAGGACGCGAAGGAAGCCTGGAGTGGCGGTCTCCTCTCGGTGCGCGAGCTGATCGAAGACGGGGTGCGCTCCGGCGAGTTCCTGCCCTGCGATCCCGACCTGCTCGCGCCCACCGTGAACGCGGTGCTCCAGGTACAGCTCGCCGGCTTGATCGCGCGCGGTGACGAGCCCGACGCCGATGCGATCGCGGCGGAGATCCTGCAGAGCATGGCGCGCCTGCTGTGTGGAGAGGACCGCGCCGTCACCGACGCGGCCTAGTCAGCGCGACTCCCGAGCGCCTTGCCCGTCGACATCGAACCAGACGTCGACGTCGATCTAGCCGTCGACGCGGACGGGCAGGGTCTTCAAGCCGCAGGCGAAGGCCGGCGCCGACATCGGCAGCGGCCCTTCGGTCGCGCGGCGCAACCCGGGCAGCCGCTCGAGGATCGCCTCGAACATGCAGCGCAGCTCCATGCGCGCGATGTTGGCACCCATGCAGAAGTGAGCACCGATCCCGAAGGCGATGTGCGGGTTCGGGTCGCGCGTGATGTCGAAGCGCTGGGGATCGTCGAAGACGCGCTCGTCGCGGTTGGCGGCGCTGTACATCAGGAGCACCTGCTCCCCCTTGCGGATCGTGCGGCCGTGGAGGCTCACGTCTTCGGTGGCGGTGCGGCGCATGTTCAGGAGCGGCGTCACCCAGCGCACCATCTCTTCGATGGCCGTGGGCAGGAGCTCGGGTTCGGCGCGCAGGCGCGCCAGCTGGTCGGGGTGCTCAAGGAGCGCGAGGGAGCCGCCGGCGATCACGTGCCGGGTCGTATCACTCCCGCCGTTCAAGAAGAGCAGGGACTCGGAGGCGAGCTCCATGTCGCTGCGCGCGGCCGGCCCTTCGGCGGCGGCGGCCGTCATCACGCTGAACCAGTCCTCCGCCGGGTGCTCGCGACGCTCGGCCACGACGCCCGCCGCCTCGCCGAAGTAGGCGCCGGCCACCTGGATCACCTCGTCGCTGAGGTAGCGGGGTCCACCTCCGGCTCCCATCGTGATCTCGGCGATCTCTGCGAAGCGCGGCCACTCCGCGTCGGGCAGGCCCAGCGCGTGGAGGATCACGCGCACCGGGAGCGGGATCGCGAGCGACTTCACCAGGTCGAACTCGGGCTGTCCCTCGATCTTCACGAACAGATCGTCGACGAACGCACGCACCTTCGGCTCGAGCTTGCGCACGGCGCGCGGCGTGATCTGTTTCGAGAAGAGCCGTCGATAGGCCAGGTGCTTCGGATCGTCGCTGTCGATCATCGAGCCGCTGCCCGGCGTGTTGGGTCGCGAGCCTTCCCCGCTCGAGAAGCGCCCCGGATCGCGCGACATCGACACGATGTCCGCGTGGCGGGAGATACCCCAGAGCTCGTTGGTGGCGTCCCAGTACACGGGCGCTTCGTTGCGGAGCCAGGTGTAGGTCTCCTGCGGATCGCCCTCGTAGAGATGGTGATCGAGGAGGTCGATGGCGCGCGCTTCGGTCGGGTGGTCGTCGGACATGCGCGGCGGAGCTTACAGAACGTCGACCGCCCGCTGGCGCAGCCAGTGATCGGCGAGCACCAGGCAAACCATCGCTTCCACCATCGGGACGGCGCGGGGCAGCACGCACGGGTCGTGGCGGCCCTGGGCCTCGAGGGTGGCGGCCGCACCCTCGCGGGTGACGGTCTGCTGGGCCTGGGAGATCGTGGCGGTGGGCTTGAAGGCCACGCGCAGCACGATGTCTTCGCCGTTGCTGATCCCGCCCTGGATGCCGCCCGAGCGGTTGCTCGCCGTGCGCGGCGCGCCGTCGGGTCCCGGGAGGAAGGCATCGTTGTGCTGAATCCCCGACATGCGCG comes from Myxococcota bacterium and encodes:
- a CDS encoding CbiX/SirB N-terminal domain-containing protein gives rise to the protein MKAILLVDHGSRREEANRALERVAEAVRDARPGVIVEAAHMEIAQPDVLAGVARCVEAGASEVVVFPYFLGPGRHTQRDMPELADAARRAHPNVAIRLAEPFGFDPRLVSLLLDRVDATDE
- a CDS encoding 2Fe-2S iron-sulfur cluster-binding protein, with translation MDFEVSFPKLGRAIRVPSGTRLSEAVREAGLPLARACGQEGLCGRCGVEILAGGESLPQADAAEERTRERNRIDPNLRLACRLRVAGDLRISAPYW
- a CDS encoding molybdopterin-binding protein, which translates into the protein MPTAGILVIGNEILSGKVVDTNSPYLCRELRALGVDVERIITIPDEIDVIAKYVKELSDAYDFVFTSGGIGPTHDDLTIEGVAAAFGRKVEHSDSIAARIERAMGEKPNASQLKMAQIPAGANLLDSGDLWFPLVVVDNVYIFPGIPELLRKKFESARSRFRGVPFVLKRVYVRQMESEIAEDLHDLLKEFPELHLGSYPRIQEESFRVMLTLESRDAGYVQRALDSLLGRLPESAIHRVE
- a CDS encoding DUF4079 family protein; the protein is MTDPAASEIAARWGAYLHPAWMVIALGGCVAALRIGLGLRRAYQKRTAPPQGARALHLRIAKPAVVAVLIGAIGGPLSVWLFRDWTPMSTFHAVLGGTTAVLFGGAALQGRRLEQGDRSARNAHAWLGGGAVVLGLAAAIAGFVLLP
- a CDS encoding SGNH/GDSL hydrolase family protein, whose translation is MAQPDRRNLAWIGGPLLALISLLVVTSIAEVVLRVQYARRLDRILARDPTRELCTEADTDLIYRYAPNRCGHNAAGYRDRERTLEKPEGRQRLVVLGDSVAVGSGVEVAERFDQATVDALARAGVAAEAVNLARTGYSTSQELFLLETEAYRYAPDLVVWSYVLNDPADPVHHNANGRLGRFYVRPRVHVWHALERLHFKLRERWAARGCDDEFHRLIHCAYADEVAASIARIGELAAQHATPTLFVIHPVLEADRELVDSSFAELHASLAAQAEAAGLAVVDLLPIYAAHGKEAVRQEVEGWFDPWHPNAEGHALAGEAIAAAATPLLRAQLADR
- a CDS encoding cytochrome P450; the protein is MKTLVDVEKGEIHNMDPEFARCPHAAYAQVREQCPVGRSSFNGAVILARYEDVAWALRQPELFSSKMDFKVLLGNERPMIPQQVDPPEQTRYRRLLDPHFSRKKMEKLAPQIRDHANQLIDGFIDDGGCEFDAAFAIPLPCTAFLALFGLPASELQSFLEMKDGIIRPQNLVPEGGDTSFEAMTEARRATGRRIYAYFQDEIETRRRRPGDGLLEQLLVAEIEGEKLDENEILDICFLLLLAGLDTVTATLGCNIAYLAANPEERRLLAQDTPVVPGAVEELLRWETPVTSVPRIATQDVAVGDVTIREGELVSLMLGAANTDGAHFSEADTVDFGRERNLHLAFGGGPHRCLGSHLARMELRVAMEEWHRRLPDYEVAPGKTPRYSPGIREVMYLPLVWNR
- a CDS encoding ferredoxin codes for the protein MAPRVRFDAARCVGHGRCYVLAPEVFGEDEAGHCVVLEPAPSGALVDAARLGASNCPEDALAVEDGEGSDPA
- a CDS encoding wax ester/triacylglycerol synthase family O-acyltransferase, which codes for MPARTVNQLSDGDAIFLSMETSNSAGHVGAVMVLDPTTSPGFGFERLREHVARRLSLVPRFGWKLRRTLFDHDRPYWVEAGDYDPRDHVVRTAVPAPGNDRQLAALTARLHAQPLDPTRPLWEIWIIEGLADGRIGMYMKTHHALVDGSGGAGLMAVLADLSPEPSETPFVPDAYVETAPATPSALEIASRSLRNAASRPGRFFDHLGRGVRSLARRSPAQQTEVPKLFFNEPISRRRGFATARIDFERVRDLKKHFDVTVNDVVLTLVGSAMSRWLRERGEQPEASLVAMCPVSTREGDSMGNQITSMAVPLATDVSDPAARLCHVHENARAAKEEVADGTHFDWTAALGESMAPAFTQLVVRAAYSAADSAPLPGNFVVSNVRATPTPLYLDGARVESMMPMSILAVGQGLNVTVVSYTDHIDVGILVDPDLVPDAWEFAAQFDRALEELELAAEGVVYRAA
- a CDS encoding TetR/AcrR family transcriptional regulator, which encodes MPRSTKKSNLVEARARMYRELVFDCAERVFAEDGFAASSMQDLAAEAGISLKTLYAAFPGKDDIYRAILAERGAGLLAEVRAAAQQEGNALERLHAGIRGIVGYLIEHESFFRILLQEGHAWGLDPQSKDAKEAWSGGLLSVRELIEDGVRSGEFLPCDPDLLAPTVNAVLQVQLAGLIARGDEPDADAIAAEILQSMARLLCGEDRAVTDAA
- a CDS encoding cytochrome P450, with translation MSDDHPTEARAIDLLDHHLYEGDPQETYTWLRNEAPVYWDATNELWGISRHADIVSMSRDPGRFSSGEGSRPNTPGSGSMIDSDDPKHLAYRRLFSKQITPRAVRKLEPKVRAFVDDLFVKIEGQPEFDLVKSLAIPLPVRVILHALGLPDAEWPRFAEIAEITMGAGGGPRYLSDEVIQVAGAYFGEAAGVVAERREHPAEDWFSVMTAAAAEGPAARSDMELASESLLFLNGGSDTTRHVIAGGSLALLEHPDQLARLRAEPELLPTAIEEMVRWVTPLLNMRRTATEDVSLHGRTIRKGEQVLLMYSAANRDERVFDDPQRFDITRDPNPHIAFGIGAHFCMGANIARMELRCMFEAILERLPGLRRATEGPLPMSAPAFACGLKTLPVRVDG